The following are from one region of the Advenella mimigardefordensis DPN7 genome:
- a CDS encoding patatin-like phospholipase family protein, with product MEQQFPGNNPPLAGMTHAVTAPLTALVLTGGGARAAYQVGALQAILAILDPNKSPRFENPFPIVCGSSAGAINATAYACRAAHPHAALRRLQKIWRGLHTGNVYRSDPVGVFGNGLRWLGMLTFGWALQGLRDNAPKSLLDNRPLAKLLCGSIDFPNLQHNLRKGHLHGLAITASSYTSGNHLTFYQSSGPLDAWKGRQRYAIEEAITLDHLMASSAIPFVFPAARLSLGKKWEWCGDGSMRQLAPISPAIHLGADRVLVISTSAHGDDAEQVDSMHQSDQYPTLAQIGGHALSDIFIDGLSIDLERITRINTLLESVPPGVQLNTGVKKIDVLTISPSKSIDEIALKHLNFMPKSVRAFLRVLGVSGRPGKESGGLLASFLLFESAYTGELIELAFNDVMTRQEEIKAFFYGEVNE from the coding sequence ATGGAGCAACAATTCCCTGGCAACAATCCGCCCCTGGCGGGCATGACCCATGCGGTCACTGCTCCCCTGACGGCGTTGGTGCTGACCGGGGGCGGGGCGCGGGCAGCCTATCAGGTTGGGGCACTGCAGGCGATTCTGGCCATTCTGGATCCCAACAAATCTCCGCGTTTCGAAAACCCGTTTCCCATTGTATGCGGTTCCTCGGCGGGGGCCATTAATGCTACCGCCTATGCCTGCCGTGCGGCCCATCCACATGCAGCGCTCAGGCGGCTTCAAAAAATCTGGCGTGGCCTGCATACGGGTAATGTCTATCGTTCCGATCCGGTAGGGGTGTTCGGAAACGGCTTGCGCTGGCTGGGTATGCTGACTTTCGGCTGGGCGCTGCAGGGACTGCGTGATAATGCCCCCAAGTCGCTGCTGGATAATCGTCCGCTGGCCAAATTGCTGTGCGGCAGTATTGATTTTCCCAATTTGCAACACAATTTGCGCAAAGGTCACTTGCATGGGCTGGCCATTACGGCGTCCAGCTATACCAGTGGCAATCATCTGACGTTCTATCAGTCCAGCGGCCCGCTGGATGCCTGGAAGGGGCGTCAGCGTTATGCAATTGAAGAGGCCATTACGCTGGACCATCTGATGGCATCCAGCGCGATCCCTTTTGTGTTTCCTGCAGCGCGTCTGTCACTGGGAAAAAAATGGGAGTGGTGCGGCGATGGGTCCATGCGCCAGCTTGCGCCCATCAGCCCGGCGATTCATCTGGGGGCAGACCGGGTGCTGGTTATCAGTACCAGTGCACATGGAGACGATGCGGAACAGGTCGATTCGATGCATCAAAGTGACCAATATCCTACACTGGCGCAAATTGGCGGTCATGCCTTGTCAGACATCTTTATTGATGGTCTTTCCATTGATCTGGAACGCATTACTCGTATTAATACGCTGCTCGAATCTGTACCTCCTGGTGTACAGTTAAACACAGGTGTGAAAAAAATCGATGTTTTAACGATAAGTCCAAGTAAATCTATTGACGAAATCGCCCTGAAGCATTTAAATTTCATGCCTAAGTCGGTTCGGGCCTTTTTGCGGGTCTTGGGGGTTTCCGGACGACCAGGAAAAGAGTCAGGCGGTCTGCTTGCTTCGTTTCTGCTTTTTGAGTCCGCCTATACGGGCGAACTGATTGAACTGGCCTTTAACGATGTGATGACACGTCAGGAAGAAATCAAAGCGTTTTTTTATGGAGAGGTCAATGAATAA
- a CDS encoding pyridoxal phosphate-dependent aminotransferase: MTRFAHRIDQALTFHAMEVTKAAQQLREQGRDIISLGIGEPDFTAPPIVVDTLARAAQAGLSGYSPALGIMPLRTAIADYYKSHWGAEIDPQQVIVTAGASGALSLACMTLLNPGDEILMPDPAYPANSNFIVCAGATPRLVPCTAQERFQLSADKIATHWTDKTRGVLIASPSNPTGTSIEREELVRIIQTVRERGGVVIMDEIYLGLCYDRVPRSALTLDPEIVVINSFSKYFNMTGWRLGWMVVPANMVEPVEKLAASLSICPPTLAQHAAISCFTEEALAIYENRRLAFMERRDFLLPRFEKLGIHVPVKPDGAFYIYADISQHGMSSDQFAHKLLHEAGVAVVPGLDFGPAYADKMIRVSYATALDRLHEVIERLQKIL, from the coding sequence ATGACCCGTTTTGCCCACCGAATTGACCAGGCCCTTACTTTTCACGCCATGGAGGTCACCAAGGCCGCCCAGCAACTACGTGAACAGGGTCGGGATATTATCAGCCTTGGCATCGGGGAACCCGATTTTACTGCGCCGCCTATTGTGGTCGACACACTGGCAAGGGCGGCACAGGCAGGTCTGAGTGGCTACAGTCCGGCACTGGGCATTATGCCGCTGCGCACCGCCATTGCCGATTATTACAAAAGCCATTGGGGCGCCGAAATTGATCCGCAGCAGGTGATCGTTACCGCGGGTGCGTCCGGCGCGCTGTCGCTGGCCTGCATGACGCTGCTCAATCCCGGTGACGAGATTCTGATGCCAGACCCGGCCTATCCGGCCAATTCGAATTTCATTGTATGCGCCGGGGCCACGCCGCGGCTGGTACCGTGCACTGCGCAAGAGCGCTTCCAGTTGTCAGCCGACAAGATTGCCACCCACTGGACCGATAAAACCCGCGGCGTGCTCATTGCTTCACCCAGCAACCCTACCGGCACCTCCATCGAACGTGAAGAACTGGTCCGCATCATCCAGACCGTCCGGGAGCGTGGTGGCGTGGTGATCATGGATGAGATCTATCTGGGCCTGTGCTATGACCGCGTGCCGCGATCCGCACTCACGCTGGATCCGGAAATTGTCGTCATCAACAGTTTTTCCAAGTACTTCAATATGACCGGCTGGCGCCTGGGCTGGATGGTCGTCCCCGCCAATATGGTCGAACCGGTAGAAAAACTGGCCGCAAGCCTGAGCATCTGCCCGCCAACCCTGGCCCAGCACGCAGCCATTTCATGTTTTACCGAAGAAGCGTTGGCGATTTACGAGAACCGGCGCCTGGCCTTTATGGAACGCCGTGATTTTCTGCTGCCTCGGTTCGAAAAACTCGGCATCCATGTACCGGTCAAGCCCGATGGCGCATTTTATATTTATGCTGATATCAGTCAGCACGGCATGAGCAGCGATCAGTTTGCCCATAAACTGCTGCATGAAGCCGGCGTTGCCGTTGTGCCCGGACTCGATTTTGGTCCCGCCTATGCGGACAAAATGATCCGCGTCTCGTACGCCACGGCACTGGACAGACTGCACGAAGTCATCGAACGACTGCAGAAAATCCTGTAA
- a CDS encoding UbiD family decarboxylase, producing the protein MKYADLRDFLKQLEKRDNFKSIQVPVQTRLEMTEISDRVLRAGGPALRFEQPLHQGRTSDIPVLTNLFGTPERVAWGMGAESVSALRETGTLLASLREPEAPKGLRDAISTVSKLKSALWDMAPKMQRHAACQEIIWEKDEVDLSRLPIQLCWPGDIAPLITWGLVVTRGPNAKRQNLGIYRQQVIGRNKVIMRWLSHRGGALDFRDHALAYPDQPFPISVALGADPATILGAVTPVPDSLSEYQFAGLLRGSRTELVKSIGNTLSVPASAEIVLEGHILPASHPDAIAPNPAPGMAAPRGNGFEMALEGPYGDHTGYYNEQDWFPVFTIDRITMRNKPIYHSTYTGKPPDEPAVLGVALNEVFVPLLQKQLPEIVDFYLPPEGCSYRLAVVSIRKQYAGHAKRVMFGVWSILRQFMYTKFIVVVDDDINARDWKEVIWAMTTRMDPVRDTVLVENTPIDYLDFASPESGLGGKMGLDATNKWPGETHREWGTPIAMDQDIRLRVDALWQDLGLDT; encoded by the coding sequence GTGAAATATGCGGATCTGCGGGATTTTCTGAAGCAACTTGAAAAACGGGATAATTTCAAATCCATACAAGTGCCGGTGCAAACCCGGCTGGAAATGACTGAAATCAGTGACCGGGTGCTGCGTGCCGGCGGACCGGCCCTGCGTTTCGAACAACCCCTGCATCAGGGGCGCACATCGGATATTCCGGTGCTCACCAACCTGTTTGGCACGCCCGAGCGCGTGGCCTGGGGCATGGGCGCCGAATCGGTCAGTGCCCTGCGTGAAACGGGCACACTCCTGGCCAGCCTGCGTGAGCCGGAGGCGCCCAAGGGCCTGCGCGATGCGATCAGCACCGTCTCCAAACTCAAATCTGCACTGTGGGACATGGCGCCCAAAATGCAACGCCATGCGGCATGCCAGGAAATCATTTGGGAAAAAGATGAGGTGGATCTATCACGCCTGCCGATTCAACTGTGTTGGCCGGGGGATATTGCGCCACTCATCACCTGGGGTCTGGTGGTAACCCGCGGACCCAACGCAAAGCGTCAGAACCTGGGCATTTACCGCCAGCAGGTTATTGGCAGAAACAAAGTCATCATGCGCTGGCTATCGCACCGGGGCGGTGCGCTGGATTTTCGGGACCATGCGCTTGCCTATCCAGACCAGCCCTTCCCCATTTCAGTAGCGCTGGGTGCAGATCCGGCCACCATTCTGGGGGCCGTCACACCGGTGCCCGACAGCCTGTCCGAGTACCAGTTTGCCGGGCTGCTGCGCGGGTCCCGCACCGAACTGGTCAAATCAATAGGCAATACGCTGTCGGTGCCGGCTTCTGCCGAAATCGTACTGGAAGGTCATATCCTGCCAGCCAGTCACCCGGACGCCATTGCACCCAATCCGGCCCCGGGAATGGCCGCCCCGCGCGGCAATGGTTTTGAAATGGCGCTCGAAGGCCCCTACGGAGATCATACGGGTTACTACAATGAACAGGACTGGTTCCCGGTATTCACTATTGATCGCATTACTATGCGCAATAAACCGATATACCACAGCACCTACACCGGCAAACCGCCAGACGAGCCGGCTGTGCTGGGCGTCGCGCTCAATGAAGTATTCGTGCCGCTGCTGCAGAAGCAGCTACCGGAAATTGTTGATTTTTATCTGCCGCCGGAAGGCTGCAGCTATCGCCTGGCGGTCGTATCGATCCGCAAGCAATACGCCGGTCATGCCAAGCGTGTCATGTTCGGGGTATGGAGTATTCTGCGCCAGTTCATGTATACCAAATTCATCGTTGTGGTTGATGATGATATTAATGCACGCGACTGGAAGGAAGTGATCTGGGCAATGACGACGCGCATGGATCCGGTACGCGATACGGTTCTGGTGGAAAATACGCCGATCGACTATCTGGATTTTGCGTCACCGGAATCGGGACTGGGTGGAAAAATGGGCCTGGACGCCACCAACAAATGGCCGGGCGAAACCCACCGTGAGTGGGGCACGCCCATTGCCATGGATCAGGATATCAGGCTCAGGGTCGACGCTCTGTGGCAGGATCTTGGTCTTGATACGTAA
- a CDS encoding 16S rRNA (uracil(1498)-N(3))-methyltransferase: MHTLPRFYCPIPLLAHTRVALPDAAAHHASRALRLREGDAIVLFNGDGTQYPALLRFEQGRAMADLGPQQHTRTELPGRIGLVQGLPSGDKMDWVIEKAAELGVSDVFPITAERSIVQLSGNRLEKRQLHWQRIAESASEQSGRNRIVQVHPLQTLNAYLQQASASLGYLCHPEGERSLLQALATLQQTSQPGPADALTSDTIAPTPLSFRLLIGPEGGWSPQELRKVQAAGIEAVTFGARILRTETAGLAMTAAAIATLGWL, translated from the coding sequence ATGCATACCTTGCCCCGTTTCTACTGCCCGATACCGCTACTTGCGCACACTCGCGTCGCGCTACCCGATGCCGCTGCACATCATGCTTCCCGTGCTCTGCGACTGCGTGAGGGCGATGCGATTGTGCTGTTCAATGGCGACGGCACACAGTATCCCGCACTGCTGCGCTTTGAACAGGGGCGAGCCATGGCCGACCTTGGTCCACAACAGCACACCCGTACCGAACTGCCGGGCCGCATTGGCCTGGTGCAGGGATTGCCGTCGGGCGACAAAATGGACTGGGTCATCGAAAAGGCAGCCGAGCTGGGCGTCTCCGATGTGTTCCCGATCACGGCCGAACGCAGTATTGTGCAACTATCGGGCAACCGGCTGGAAAAACGTCAGTTGCACTGGCAACGCATTGCAGAGTCGGCAAGCGAACAGTCCGGCCGCAACCGTATTGTGCAGGTTCACCCGCTCCAGACACTGAACGCCTATCTGCAACAGGCCAGTGCCTCATTAGGATATCTGTGCCATCCGGAAGGTGAGCGCTCGCTCTTGCAGGCTCTCGCAACGCTGCAACAAACCAGTCAGCCGGGGCCTGCCGATGCATTAACGTCAGACACCATCGCACCCACGCCGCTCTCATTTCGCCTGCTGATCGGCCCGGAAGGCGGATGGTCACCACAGGAATTACGCAAAGTTCAGGCTGCTGGTATCGAGGCCGTTACTTTCGGTGCACGCATTTTAAGAACGGAAACGGCGGGCCTTGCCATGACAGCGGCCGCCATTGCGACGCTTGGCTGGTTGTAA
- a CDS encoding NUDIX domain-containing protein — MLSDYLWNLQAKIGSELIQVPLVAAVILNANDQILLQENDGTQGWSLPAGVIEVAETPQEALARQVQQNTGLELLSTQLLDVFGGKAFRYIHPNGNVVEYTVIVFNCVTEGQPNARVVQRHKLRYFARSQMPTLALPYPKDVLFRHSRERASI; from the coding sequence ATGCTATCTGATTACTTATGGAATCTGCAGGCAAAGATCGGTAGTGAACTGATTCAGGTTCCTTTGGTGGCTGCCGTTATTCTGAACGCGAATGATCAAATTCTGTTGCAGGAAAACGATGGCACTCAGGGCTGGAGTCTGCCCGCAGGCGTCATTGAAGTGGCAGAAACACCGCAGGAAGCGCTGGCCAGGCAAGTGCAGCAGAACACCGGGCTGGAACTGCTTTCGACGCAGCTTCTGGATGTCTTTGGTGGCAAGGCATTCCGTTATATTCACCCGAATGGCAATGTGGTGGAATACACCGTCATCGTGTTCAACTGTGTGACCGAAGGCCAGCCGAATGCGCGAGTCGTGCAGCGGCATAAATTGCGTTATTTTGCACGATCGCAAATGCCAACGCTTGCCCTGCCGTATCCCAAAGACGTGCTGTTTCGCCACAGCCGCGAGCGTGCGTCGATCTGA
- a CDS encoding barstar family protein has translation MNKKTGTPLKAVLETGGAIKEKTIGLEELKAYAEKAGLAYFEADCDKARSCSAVLRAIAKAVDYPVFFGSNMDALLDCLGETLLEQKGGMMLALRRLHSEDDSLVEHIDALKGVLNDTVEYGEDNGRVFSFVVEHAGKHDAPEPGHAPRPYAESD, from the coding sequence ATGAATAAAAAAACAGGTACCCCACTAAAAGCTGTCCTGGAAACGGGTGGCGCCATAAAAGAAAAAACGATTGGTCTTGAAGAGCTCAAAGCGTATGCTGAAAAAGCAGGTCTGGCCTATTTCGAGGCGGACTGCGACAAGGCACGCAGTTGCTCGGCCGTGCTGCGCGCCATTGCCAAGGCGGTAGATTATCCGGTATTTTTTGGCAGCAATATGGATGCTCTGCTCGACTGTCTGGGCGAAACGCTGCTGGAACAGAAGGGCGGGATGATGCTCGCGTTACGTCGTCTGCATTCCGAAGACGATTCACTGGTTGAACATATCGACGCGCTCAAGGGCGTGCTGAACGATACCGTGGAATATGGTGAGGATAACGGTCGCGTCTTTTCTTTCGTGGTGGAGCATGCCGGCAAGCATGATGCGCCCGAGCCAGGCCATGCCCCCAGGCCTTACGCAGAAAGCGATTGA
- a CDS encoding lytic transglycosylase domain-containing protein, whose protein sequence is MTSATSRPVAVRYFGSVYRTALDIVHLMVSYLGIAVLVAVLAAALLPAIRDQIRVIHQASLNALMPDSTVMSDKDLLTIFNSPHVLTGELASPPAASPEQQRNSALTTELDYTDQGFFANLGISDSQFTVPGISNGQALALREYVARKFKIARNVTGALIRAVYSVAEKQELDPILMLGVIAIESRYNPFAESHVGAQGLMQVMPKVHAEKFDVFHGGVLSALNPVANIHVGAKILHDCIARRGSVDRGLGCYVGAIGPNDGGYAEKVQAERRRIALESGIALGRNLGKYQ, encoded by the coding sequence ATGACTTCTGCGACATCCCGTCCTGTTGCTGTTCGCTATTTCGGCTCGGTTTACCGGACCGCACTCGATATCGTTCATTTGATGGTTTCCTATCTGGGGATCGCTGTGCTGGTTGCCGTGCTCGCAGCCGCGTTGTTACCGGCCATCCGTGACCAGATCAGAGTTATTCACCAGGCATCGCTCAATGCCCTGATGCCCGATAGCACGGTCATGTCCGACAAGGACCTGCTCACCATCTTCAATTCACCACACGTGCTCACGGGGGAGCTGGCCTCACCGCCGGCAGCGTCGCCTGAGCAGCAGCGCAATAGCGCCCTGACCACAGAACTCGACTATACTGATCAGGGCTTTTTTGCCAATCTCGGCATTTCAGACAGCCAGTTTACTGTTCCCGGTATAAGCAATGGCCAGGCTCTGGCGTTGCGTGAATATGTGGCGCGCAAGTTCAAAATTGCCCGTAACGTGACCGGCGCGCTGATTCGCGCGGTTTATTCTGTCGCCGAAAAACAGGAACTGGATCCGATTCTGATGCTCGGCGTGATCGCGATTGAGTCACGTTACAATCCGTTTGCTGAAAGCCATGTGGGCGCGCAGGGACTCATGCAGGTCATGCCTAAAGTCCATGCTGAAAAATTCGATGTGTTTCATGGCGGCGTTCTGTCCGCACTCAATCCCGTCGCCAATATTCATGTGGGCGCAAAAATTCTTCACGATTGCATCGCGCGGCGCGGCTCTGTGGATCGGGGGCTGGGCTGTTATGTAGGCGCCATTGGCCCCAATGATGGCGGTTATGCTGAAAAGGTGCAGGCCGAACGTCGTCGCATTGCACTGGAGTCGGGCATCGCACTCGGGCGTAATCTGGGTAAATATCAATAA